The Phaseolus vulgaris cultivar G19833 chromosome 5, P. vulgaris v2.0, whole genome shotgun sequence genomic interval TCTGTGTAATGAAATCATCTGCTATAGTTTAAATCCAAAGCTAGACGTTCTTCAGCAGAACATGTTATGGCAAAATAATGCAAGTGGAGAAAAACAGAAAGAAGGTTCTCCTACCTCGTATATGAGATATGTCCTCACTGTCATTCTCTGCAATATAATTACAAATACCCTGAATCTTTTCTTCATTATTAACTCTCAACCACAACAACATTTCATAGTAACCCAGCCTTGAAACTGAACTAGGATTCCCCTCTTTGATAATAACATAGAAAAACTGAAACTCCTCAACCATATGCATATCAATTATATACAAAAGAAGTGGGCGATACGTTTGCTCCTGTAGCTCTAAACCTTGTTCCCTCATTGAtttaaaaaggttaaaaacCTTACCCAGCTCTATTGGGATGTCTTCATCATCAGTTTGCCTGGCTTTATCTATGCACATTTCTACCAATGCATTGTACCCTTTCACGTCTGTTTCTCGTCCCAGTTTACCAAACAATTCAAGGGTAGCCTCTGGTCCTAGCATTTTTCCACAGACTTCAACTAACTTCTGAAAACGGTTTTCTTGAGTGACTTCgaaaacatatttttgtttctttttatgaGATTGCTCTTTCCGTTGCAATAATATATTGTTCTGAGAGATGCTCGACAACCACGATAGATTTGGCACTCTTTCAAATTCCTTTGCACCATCAATTTTCTCAGAATCAGGTTGCTTGACTGGCTTACCAGCTGCAATCAGTAACAATAACCCCATAAGATtaacttttaaactattttttttttttggaaaactaCAGTACAGGGCCTTCATTCAATTACACCTCCCCTCCCACCCCACCCAAAaaaataaagactaaaaaattaagGGAAAATGAATtgtaaataaaaactaatagtTAAACCACATAGATTAGACCTACTTCCAACTTCCTCAGTTTTCCTTGTTATCCTAGAGAAAATGGATATATATCTCCGTCATATAATCACAAGGATAGTCAAACTTtctaatttagttttaattttaacaacTCATTTGAATTATAAGTTCCTCTCACTCCACACAAGCTCTCGTTTCTCACTTGACACCCTTCCTATAAATGTGTGTATTCTCACAGAAGTTTTAACAAACACTTACCATGGAAAATAGAAGAAATATGCTTAAACACCCCGCTAGCCGAATCATCTGcaccaaaacattaaaaaataaataaagagatTCTTATAAATCAAATTGTCCAACAATGCAGCACCCTCGGCAATAGTTTCCAACATCAACGTAACGAATTGGATTCTAAAGTATACTAAAACCACTTCGGTCAATGTTGGTGAAGGGAGAGGGCTGTGATTGAAAATACCTGAATCAGAGAGTCGCTTAAGCTTGAGGCTTGAGAGCGTGAAATCTTCTTGAAGTTCCGAAAGGCATAACGAgtttgaagaagaagatgaaggttGAGGTTTGGAAGTGGCGCCTTTGGTGGCTGAACGTGAACGGAACCCGGTGCTTAGATTTCGAACGTAGCGCATTCGCATTGAGTTTACGATCAAATTGAAACGCTACACCTACAAATACATCCTTTTATTCTATGGAAATGGATCCACGCCATAATTTAACCCAGTGTTTCGCAGAGGTACCCCCAAAGTTATTTTCTGTTTAACAAGAAGCTCGTAGCTTATGACTACCTAacttttattgtataaataaaatttatgtatttagataaaaaaaattgtattattatgtaattttaaattttaattttaaaataattaaacattttatttttttatttaaatttttgaataaattattttatttaaatgagttgatataatgattattaatttaatttatttttaaaatctgaTTTTTCAATTTAgactactatttttttataaagttttcatgTTCGGTATCACCATCTAACTTGAGATTTCGGCTATACTACCACCTTAAGTAACAGTCATCTGTCACACACAAAAAggattattaaaaataaaagaaaaaaaatacaaaaagctATGAAGGATCCATACAaaattcatatgttaacaaaaacggtACATAAGTATACtatacatatttataaataattctaaaaacAGACCATAAGAAAACTTATTATACCAATGAGATAATTCTCTAttaataaatcctaaattatcaGTACATGTATTCCTTTCACGAGAAATATGACTAAACCTAAACTTAATTTTACCACACTAATTAAGGCAATATGTCATCAATTAAGCATCTACGGTACATTAGTtataaatacattacaatattTAGACTACTATTACAATTCATATGTTCttacaatatttataattttgtatagaATAGCATTGAttacatttaatttataatgttaatttttttaatttaaactacataaaaaaaaaaactgtcaaatattaaaaataatataatgattaattgtgtgtataaaattaaattaaataaataataataggtaaagagaaattaaagataaaaagagaatatactaatatataaaatatagtattagaaaaaaattaaataagttataaaaaTAGCTTATAACTTatgaactaaaaataataaaataaactatttgGATGTACTTACCACATACTTTGGTATtgatattattagttttatcAAACAAATTCAAAGTCCTCAACACAACTCatgcaattaaaaaatagagaaatGTGTGTGAATTAAAACACCTCTTTGCATCTTATTTAAGCgagtaaaaaatcattttaatctCTTATGTATTGTGTGGTGTACATAATTTACTATTTTtggatattttttataattgatttgtgagaattttatgtatttgatTTAGGTGATTTTaggatgattattttaaaattcaaaaaaataatgtgAAATAAAGAGAAAATAGTATATTTGTAGGAATTGTTTGATAAAATTACTAATTTACCTTTATGTTCtacattttatttgtttaaataattttatatattggattttgtaaaaaatttataattgttattgaaaattaataaattatagcttttaagaaataatttagttttttcaACTACATTTGTAACCTACACCAAAAGAGTAATTTTGACATTACACTCTAGAACAAGATTTACCTTAGTTAATTCTATCAAACAACTCAACTCCATTATCTTTTCATTAAATCAAATCACTTCACTTTATTTCTCTCCAAATCAATCATTCACTTTCCACCTTTCCAAACCAAATCAACCCACTTCACTTTCTATTTCATTTTCtctcaaatttaaattaatatttttcttctgAAAATAACTGTTTCTTCTAgcattattttatttcactgATTTAAAATgcaaaacttattttattagaTTTAGCATTAAAAATTTATCTACCTCCATTTTCAATTTATGTgtctacttttttttataatttttcaaattcactGTCATTTATTAGCCACAATTGTGTAACCTGGAAGATAATATTAGTAAATAATCATGCACATTTATAAACCACATAGGTAAGAGAGttgtttttgaattatttaCTCGAGGAGGTCTTAAGTTTCACTCTAAATTTGTTGTACTATTGACATGTTTATAAAAATATCTAATTATTGTCAGCTTAAATATGCaacaattacaaataaaataatagagaAGAATGtaaagatattttaatttttttttccatttactAATAGATTTATTGTGTGTTTCTTAATATGTGTGAGAAAATTTTAAAtgacaaataaaatgaaataaagaaagTAACATTTAAAATTAACCTAAAAAGGTAAAAGTTAAGTAAAATGATATTCATGCAAATAATGAGTTTGTGTAATATAAAGTATAGTATGGActattaataaatattgttgTGTAGTGATGGAAAGAAGAAGTGAAATGTTATGGCAGATTAAAGATTAGAGGGGAGATcatataaaagataataatGTGACTTTCTTACTAAATTTCAAAACTCCTTATTTATTATTGCCGAAAATATAAATGTTGGCTATTTTctattacattattttattttaatgaattaaaatgtaatatttacattaattttgatttaatgAATATGTAGTTGTTATATTTTTAAGGACACAATATTCTAAGTACGAAGaagtgagaaaaaaaagagtaaaagagaccacataaattaaaaattaagcaattttataGAAGATGAAATATAAATTCTTTCTATATATATTCTCACTAATTGTATTTGTGATATTTTGTAATAAGATTAAAAAACATGACAATCTCCATTTCTATTTTCCTAATAAAGctttattgaataattttatctgTTTGCTTCCAAACTCACCCTCCATTTTAGATTTACAAATATTATTCCATTTGATCCAAGCAATCTTTCTTCCCTCGGTACCCTAATCCCACAAGACGTCACGTTGTAACTTTGTAATCATTTTGCAAATAGAGGATGAAGCTTTGAAAAAAGATAGGAAGTATAGAGGTATTGCATTCAAAACAAAATGAATCAAGCACACACAACcaataaatgataaatttttGTAGAGCATGTGAGccttgatgtttcaaatccatgatgaagcttgaagctgtgctgcttttggtttgagTTTAGATTAGAATGTTTAGAATCTatgtaaaaaacaatttttgacccttgcacaaagcttgcccaatctgttttaaaaataaaagtgtttttttaagcaaagagaaaaataaccggttgaaatatcgaaataatcagttgtttgtTACTTGGCTTGtttaaaggttttaaaactgtttttgacttgattatgtaactgcctaaccaaatcaaccggttaaaatgacttttcaaccggttgattttaaCATTTCCTAacagctttttgaaaacctgttaatCTGTTTTGGGTGTGATCAAAACTCCTTTGGCTCATAAATGCTGCCTAGAACGCTAGTTTAGTAtgctataaatataaaatttctttcaaaacaaaatacacAAGTTTTTACACAATTTGAAATCAAACAACGTGAGATTGAGATtagttttgaaagaagtttttcaaaattttgcaagattgttgtttaGCTTTGCAGTAGTACAAGATCTGATCATAGGAGTTTCCTGGTTTCTGTAAtctcaggtgttttctattcctttcatgattcttgtaattgtactttcataaacttgtaaggtgtgaaatcctgtaaagttaGAGGGTGCtctaacttgaggtgtgtggttgcaaagagggtgagtgggtcttgtggttttcaaggtcacctctttgtggttgtgttgttgtaatctgtgagtgattactagtggaacccagtggttgttctgggaactggatgtagctcaaggttgagtgaaccagtataaaattggATGTGtatatctctctctctctcacacactccttataaatgtttgttttaattctgcttttgctgctgctataaacaaccgattaaaacatattttcaaccggttaaaattcTGTAAACAGTTTCTTAATCATTGTTTAATTGCTTTCCTTGATTATTTTATCTATGAATTTTGTTAATACTTCATTCCTaatcaatctttgcgaaaatattttataaacaattcactcccctcttgtttaagccatcaattcttacaattggcatcaaaagctaggttcttgaaaaatattcaagtttttgttttttttctaaaaactttttttaatggCTAGCAAGTGCCTCTTTAAAcaaaccacctctgttttgtggtgaAAATTATAAGCTTTGGtgtataagaatgaaattctttgttgattcaTTAGATAAAGAAATCTGGAATGTTATTTCAAACAATGCTTTCATACATATGCCTGAAAATAATTATACATCATCTAAAACTGAAAGAAATCACCTTGATTGTATAACTAAGAACATAATTGTCTCTGCCCTTGATTCTGATGAACTTCTCAAGGTTTCAGAGTGTATCTCagccaaagaaatgtgggatactcttgAAAAATGTCACAAGAACCCAAAGAGTGTCTGGTTGGACAAGGATGAGCCCTCTGCTAAATCATCTTCTTCAGAATTCAAGATGGAGGTGTGTCTTATGGGAAAAGAAGAATATGGGTCAAACCAAGTAAGTACATATTCTTCAAATAATtgtgaaaattattttcaacttttcaaaagactcatgaagaagccaaAAGATTAACCCTTTcaaataattgattgaaaagtgaaaacaactggttgaaagagaaaatcaaaGTTCTGAAAAAAGATTTGAATAATTCAAatgttgattttgaaaatcttgaaatgacTTATCAAAACTCCTCTTGTAAGTGTGATTCTagtatttgcaaaaattattaatctttttaaaagaaagttttgtatcttgtgaaaattgttgacacaatttcaaaaggaaaaacaaatcTTGAGAATGTTTTAGCATCTtagaagtgtgtttttgggaaATCTggtttgggttttaacccacaaagcaaaaacagtggttgttcaaaacctttttcaaccatcacaaaaaatcaatcggttaaaaggtcgaaacaaccggttgtttgttgtttctattGTATGAGAAagggccactctgttagattttgtaaaattagaaaGTTTTTTGTTTCCAAAGGTATCCtaaaatgggttcctaagaatCCTAAGGTTCCTTGGAATAAAATTAACAttcatggacccaaatttgtaaggggactaGATCTTGCCacctgattttgaattttgcaGGATTGCTTGGTGAGAAAACAACATTTGTGGTACCTAGACAGTGGCTGCTCCAAGCATATAACTGGAGATGCATCCAAATTCGTCAGCATCACTCTCAAACAGGAAGGGCATGtgacctatggagacaacaacaagaGAAAAATCCTTGGTAAAGGTACCATAGGCAATGAAAACAACTTTCtaatccatgatgtgctctatgtagaagaACTTAAGCACAACCTGCTCAACATCAGTTAGCTCTGTGACAGAGGCTACCAAGTTACCTTCAGAACAAATGCTTGTGAGAAATGATGTGTGGTCCTTTGTTCCTAAAACAACTCAAATGAATGTTATAGGtacaaaatgggttttcaggaacaagttgGATGACTCAGGTGTTATcacaaggaacaaggcaaggcttgTTGCTAAGggttataaccaagaagaagggaTTGATTATGATGAGACCTTCGCACCGGTAGCAAGGTTAGAAGCTGTAAGACTTTTATTAGCTTTTGCTTGCATGAATGGGTTCAAATTATTTCAGATGAATATGAAGAGTGCTTTCCTAAATGCGATTGTGAATGAAGAGATCTTTGTATCACAACCACCTGGATTTGAAGATCACCAATATCCCCATCATGTatacaagttgaagaaagccttgtatggccttaagcaagcaccaa includes:
- the LOC137835320 gene encoding pentatricopeptide repeat-containing protein At4g04790, mitochondrial-like isoform X2, producing the protein MRMRYVRNLSTGFRSRSATKGATSKPQPSSSSSNSLCLSELQEDFTLSSLKLKRLSDSDDSASGVFKHISSIFHAGKPVKQPDSEKIDGAKEFERVPNLSWLSSISQNNILLQRKEQSHKKKQKYVFEVTQENRFQKLVEVCGKMLGPEATLELFGKLGRETDVKGYNALVEMCIDKARQTDDEDIPIELGKVFNLFKSMREQGLELQEQTYRPLLLYIIDMHMVEEFQFFYVIIKEGNPSSVSRLGYYEMLLWLRVNNEEKIQGICNYIAENDSEDISHIRENYLLALCESERTEEILKLLEIIDIKNLSSVESVAVVFQALGRLILEPLAEKFLFYFKNSDHEAHNITNFIACYAVSIPNLSVEDVIKKFKDLHQRLEVSPSSSSYQKIILHSCALHKVHVALDIVKEMCEAGLTLSTDVLHSILQICDETSEYNLVHQIFFTICRYNLESNDETFRSMINLFLKMKDVEGAYKMLDDLEELNLKPTTWMYKCFREIH
- the LOC137835320 gene encoding pentatricopeptide repeat-containing protein At4g04790, mitochondrial-like isoform X1 translates to MRMRYVRNLSTGFRSRSATKGATSKPQPSSSSSNSLCLSELQEDFTLSSLKLKRLSDSDDSASGVFKHISSIFHAGKPVKQPDSEKIDGAKEFERVPNLSWLSSISQNNILLQRKEQSHKKKQKYVFEVTQENRFQKLVEVCGKMLGPEATLELFGKLGRETDVKGYNALVEMCIDKARQTDDEDIPIELGKVFNLFKSMREQGLELQEQTYRPLLLYIIDMHMVEEFQFFYVIIKEGNPSSVSRLGYYEMLLWLRVNNEEKIQGICNYIAENDSEDISHIRENYLLALCESERTEEILKLLEIIDIKNLSSVESVAVVFQALGRLILEPLAEKFLFYFKNSDHEAHNITNFIACYAVSIPNLSVEDVIKKFKDLHQRLEVSPSSSSYQKIILHSCALHKVHVALDIVKEMCEAGLTLSTDVLHSILQICDETSEYNLVHQIFFTICRYNLESNDETFRSMINLFLKMKDVEGAYKMLDDLEELNLKPTTWMYKCFREWMNLNQVKAVLV